A section of the Oreochromis niloticus isolate F11D_XX linkage group LG9, O_niloticus_UMD_NMBU, whole genome shotgun sequence genome encodes:
- the LOC102082611 gene encoding sialic acid-binding Ig-like lectin 7, which yields MGFMTDIMLLSLLFIPSTLAACLDSTNLLITAPTEMEALSGSCLHIPCNFSDYRVTVDGFDSTRPVLGVWIKNNPDFGIYPNNVIFNSSLTVNIYPMNITGNLTQRNCTTLFSNLSTNYTNTYYFRIMNWPFRATAVCDPLQITIKDSPWRPNITIPGDLKEKESVTITCSALTPCPHSPPQLTWNLTQDSDNKTKQNTDGNFTTKIQQTITLSDTHDGKKISCSARYPVNQGKDTKTAETEETLSVSYAPKDTSASISPSGLVSAGSWVNLTCSSRAKPPVSSFTWFKKSRAISALLEPGETVKVSEGEIYSFNVTDGGVYYCVATNDLGNQTSGEIHVTVKGNDKLWQHIGVIIGIILLLILLCLIIFVCWLKSKHQRQQQTQIQINEKQVVEEPGSKTEEVEENIHYGEINIFMHEASSDSVQDRGQEQDTVYAQVKVTKPENNLTQSPRVQEELYSEVKKI from the exons ATGGGTTTTATGACAGACATCATGTTACTGAGTCTCCTCTTTATTCCAA gtacTTTGGCTGCTTGTCTTGATTCTACAAACCTGTTGATCACTGCACCAACAGAGATGGAAGCTCTGAGTGGATCTTGTTTACACATCCCATGTAACTTTAGTGACTATAGAGTGACTGTCGATGGGTTTGACAGCACAAGACCTGTGTTGGGAGTGTGGATTAAAAATAATCCTGACTTTGGCATTTATCCAAACAATGTGATCTTCAACAGCAGTTTGACAGTTAACATCTATCCAATGAATATTACAGGAAACCTGACACAGAGAAACTGCACCACTCTGTTTTCCAATTTAAGCACAAATTATACAAACACATACTACTTCAGAATTATGAACTGGCCGTTCAGAGCAACAGCTGTTTGTGATCCTCTTCAAATAACAATTAAAG ATTCTCCTTGGAGGCCCAATATTACAATCCCAGGTGATCTGAAGGAGAAGGAGTCTGTCACTATaacctgctcagctctcactccCTGTCCACACTCCCCTCCTCAACTCACCTGGAATCTCACACAAGACTCtgacaataaaacaaagcaaaacacagatGGAAACTTTACAACTAAAATCCAGCAGACCATCACTCTGTCagacacacatgatggaaagaagatcagctgctctgccagaTATCCTGTGAACCAAGGAAAAGACACcaagacagcagagacagaagagACTCTCAGTGTTTCAT aTGCTCCTAAAGACACCTCAGCATCCATCAGTCCATCAGGTTTGGTGTCAGCAGGCAGCTGGGTGAACCTGACCTGCTCCAGCAGAGCCAAACCTCCAGTCAGCAGTTTCACCTGGTTCAAGAAGAGCAGAGCCATCTCTGCTCTTCTTGAACCAGGTGAAACTGTGAAAGTATCTGAAGGAGAGATTTACAGCTTCAATGTAACAGATGGAggagtttattactgtgtggCCACTAATGATCTGGGTAATCAGACATCAGGAGAGATTCATGTGACTGTTAAAGGCAATG ACAAACTTTGGCAACATATTGGCGTAATCATTGGGATCATTTTACTCTTAATCTTACTCTGCTTGATAATCTTTGTTTG CTGGTTAAAATCGAAGCATCAAAGACAACAACAGACTCAG attcaaataaatgaaaagcaggTTGTTGAAGAACCTGGAAGTAAAACAGAGGAAGTTGAAGAAAACATCCATTATGGTGAGATTAACATTTTCATGCATGAAGCATCCTCTGACTCAGTGCAGGACAGAGGACAGGAGCAGGATACAGTGTACGCACAGGTGAAAGTCACCAAGCCAGAAAACAACTTAACACAGAGTCCTCGTGTCCAGGAGGAACTCTACAGTGAGGTGAAGAAAATTTGA